From a single Pseudomonas sp. A34-9 genomic region:
- a CDS encoding hemolysin family protein: protein MDPSPGLSLATIFADFGMILFALILVLLNGFFVAAEFAMVKLRSTRVEAIADQNGWRGHILRTVHSQLDAYLSACQLGITLASLGLGWVGEPAFAHILEPLLSAVGVQSPEIVKGVSFFTAFFIISYLHIVVGELAPKSWAIRKPELLSLWTAVPLYLFYWAMYPAIYLLNASANAILRIAGQGEPGPHHEHHYSREELKLILHSSRGQDPSDQGMRVLASAVEMGELEVVDWANSREDLITLEFNAPLKEILAMFRRHKFSRYPVYDSERQEFVGLLHIKDLLLELAALDHIPESFNLAELTRPLERVSRHMPLSQLLEQFRKGGSHFAVVEEADGNIIGYLTMEDVLEVLVGDIQDEHRKAERGILAYQPGKLLVRGDTPLFKVERLLGIDLDHIEAETLAGLVYETLKRVPEEEEVLEVEGLRIIIKKMKGPKIVLAKVLMLD, encoded by the coding sequence ATGGACCCTTCCCCTGGCTTGTCCCTCGCAACAATATTTGCCGATTTCGGCATGATCCTTTTTGCTCTGATCCTGGTTTTGCTCAACGGCTTTTTCGTTGCGGCGGAATTCGCCATGGTCAAACTGCGCTCGACCCGGGTCGAAGCCATCGCTGATCAGAACGGCTGGCGCGGACACATCCTGCGCACCGTGCACAGTCAGCTTGATGCGTACCTCTCGGCGTGTCAGCTGGGTATCACCCTCGCCTCCCTCGGCTTGGGCTGGGTCGGTGAGCCGGCCTTTGCACACATTCTCGAACCGCTGCTGAGCGCGGTCGGCGTGCAGTCGCCCGAGATCGTCAAAGGTGTGTCGTTCTTCACCGCGTTCTTCATCATTTCGTACCTGCACATCGTCGTCGGCGAACTGGCCCCGAAATCCTGGGCGATCCGCAAACCCGAGCTGCTGTCGCTGTGGACGGCGGTGCCGCTGTACCTGTTCTACTGGGCGATGTACCCGGCAATCTACCTGCTCAACGCCAGCGCCAACGCGATTCTGCGGATCGCTGGCCAGGGCGAACCCGGCCCGCACCACGAACACCATTACAGCCGCGAAGAACTGAAACTGATCCTGCACTCCAGCCGTGGCCAGGATCCGAGCGATCAGGGCATGCGCGTTCTGGCGTCGGCGGTGGAAATGGGCGAGCTGGAAGTGGTCGACTGGGCCAACTCCCGGGAAGACCTGATCACCCTGGAATTCAACGCGCCGCTGAAAGAAATCCTCGCGATGTTCCGTCGCCACAAGTTCAGCCGTTACCCGGTGTACGACAGCGAACGCCAGGAGTTCGTCGGCCTGCTGCACATCAAGGACCTGCTGCTGGAGCTGGCGGCGCTGGACCACATTCCCGAGTCGTTCAACCTGGCTGAACTGACCCGTCCGCTTGAGCGTGTGTCGCGCCATATGCCGCTGTCGCAGTTGCTGGAGCAGTTCCGCAAGGGCGGCTCGCACTTCGCCGTGGTCGAGGAGGCTGACGGCAACATCATCGGCTACCTGACCATGGAAGACGTGCTGGAAGTGCTGGTCGGCGATATTCAGGACGAACACCGCAAGGCTGAGCGCGGCATCCTCGCCTATCAGCCGGGCAAGCTGCTGGTGCGTGGTGATACGCCGTTGTTCAAGGTGGAGCGCCTGCTCGGTATCGACCTTGACCACATCGAAGCCGAAACCCTTGCCGGGCTGGTCTACGAGACCCTGAAACGGGTACCGGAAGAGGAAGAAGTGCTGGAAGTCGAAGGGCTGCGGATCATCATCAAGAAGATGAAAGGGCCGAAGATTGTGCTGGCCAAGGTGTTGATGCTGGATTGA
- a CDS encoding M23 family metallopeptidase — MLARLLFFCGLFMASTSAVAMTIYKSTDANGVVSYSDRPSKGSQVFVFQDRMVERLERQVYLDIKKQKGVDVVFVRNDLYAPVEVALAFTGLSNVRGAPAKAIRRVLPARSNTRLALLTAITSGKPLVYTPQFQYALGDPAGTAQSYRYPLPWRGGPFRLSQGANGQYSHYGPKNRYAMDIAMPVGTPIIAARAGVVVKTENSQSGRGSDASGNFVRVLHDDGTMGVYLHLKQGSVSVREGQRVAVGSPLALSGNTGNSSGPHLHFVVQRNTGEGLVSIPYQFNQPLGALPNFALGKQ; from the coding sequence ATGCTCGCGCGCCTGCTGTTTTTCTGTGGTCTCTTCATGGCCTCCACCTCGGCTGTGGCCATGACTATTTACAAATCCACCGATGCCAACGGCGTGGTCTCGTACAGCGACCGGCCGAGCAAAGGCTCGCAGGTGTTCGTCTTTCAGGACCGCATGGTCGAGCGCCTCGAACGGCAGGTCTACCTCGACATCAAGAAGCAGAAGGGCGTTGACGTGGTGTTCGTGCGCAACGATCTGTATGCGCCGGTTGAGGTGGCACTGGCGTTTACCGGATTGAGCAATGTGCGTGGCGCGCCGGCCAAAGCGATCCGCCGAGTGTTGCCGGCGCGCAGCAATACGCGCCTGGCATTGCTGACGGCAATTACCAGCGGCAAGCCGTTGGTGTATACGCCGCAGTTTCAATACGCCCTGGGCGACCCTGCCGGCACCGCGCAGAGCTATCGCTATCCGCTGCCGTGGCGTGGCGGGCCGTTTCGTCTGAGCCAGGGTGCCAACGGCCAGTACAGTCATTACGGGCCGAAGAATCGCTATGCGATGGACATCGCCATGCCGGTGGGTACGCCGATCATTGCCGCGCGGGCCGGGGTGGTGGTGAAGACCGAGAACTCCCAGAGCGGGCGCGGCTCGGATGCGTCCGGCAATTTCGTGCGGGTGCTGCACGACGACGGCACCATGGGTGTGTACCTGCACCTCAAGCAAGGTTCGGTGAGCGTGCGCGAAGGGCAGCGGGTGGCGGTGGGCAGTCCGCTGGCACTGTCGGGCAATACCGGCAACAGCAGCGGCCCGCATCTGCACTTTGTGGTGCAGCGCAATACCGGTGAGGGGCTGGTGTCGATTCCGTATCAGTTCAACCAGCCGCTGGGGGCGTTGCCCAACTTTGCGCTGGGCAAGCAGTAA
- a CDS encoding response regulator codes for MSKISVLVVDDASFIRDLVKKCLRNYFPGIRTEDAVNGKKAQAMLAKEAFDLVLCDWEMPEMSGLELLTWCREQDNLKTMPFVMVTSRGDKENVVQAIQAGVSGYVSKPFTNEQLLTKVKQALNKVGKLDTLMNSAPTKMNSAFGNDSLSALTGGKPAVVGGAPAAASVNPFAKPVAAAPAPAAAPSRGLLNSPPVKPTAAASAPASGRGQGQLRLPSGTQQCVIKALSIKEALLVVKRTDTLPQILDSAVLDLEQGDNAEIARLNGYLHAVVAFEPKPDSDWLQLTFRFVDQDAQKLDYISRLIARGTAQKHFIPGA; via the coding sequence ATGAGCAAGATCAGTGTGTTGGTCGTGGACGATGCTTCGTTCATTCGTGACCTGGTGAAAAAGTGCCTGCGTAATTACTTCCCGGGGATCCGCACCGAGGACGCCGTCAACGGCAAAAAGGCGCAGGCCATGCTGGCCAAGGAAGCGTTCGACCTGGTTTTGTGCGACTGGGAAATGCCGGAAATGTCCGGTCTTGAACTGCTGACCTGGTGCCGCGAGCAAGACAACCTCAAAACCATGCCATTCGTTATGGTGACCAGCCGTGGCGACAAGGAAAACGTTGTCCAGGCGATTCAGGCCGGCGTTTCCGGCTACGTCAGCAAGCCGTTCACCAACGAGCAACTGCTGACCAAGGTCAAGCAGGCGCTGAACAAGGTTGGCAAGCTCGACACCCTGATGAACAGCGCACCGACCAAGATGAACTCGGCGTTCGGCAACGATTCCCTGAGCGCGTTGACCGGCGGCAAGCCTGCCGTGGTCGGTGGCGCACCGGCAGCCGCTTCGGTCAATCCGTTTGCCAAACCGGTGGCTGCTGCACCGGCGCCCGCCGCTGCGCCGTCCCGTGGTTTGCTCAATAGCCCACCGGTCAAGCCAACAGCCGCCGCGTCGGCGCCGGCCAGTGGCCGTGGTCAGGGGCAGTTGCGCCTGCCAAGCGGTACTCAGCAATGCGTGATCAAGGCGCTGAGCATCAAGGAGGCGTTGTTGGTGGTGAAACGCACCGACACCCTGCCGCAGATCCTCGACAGCGCCGTGCTCGATCTGGAGCAGGGCGACAACGCCGAAATCGCTCGCCTCAACGGCTACCTGCACGCCGTCGTTGCGTTTGAGCCGAAACCGGACAGCGACTGGCTGCAACTGACGTTCCGCTTTGTCGACCAGGACGCGCAGAAGCTCGACTACATCTCCCGCCTGATCGCTCGCGGCACGGCGCAGAAGCACTTCATTCCGGGCGCTTGA
- the phoU gene encoding phosphate signaling complex protein PhoU has translation MISKEGLTHHISAQFNAELEEVRSHLLAMGGLVEKQVNDAVTALIEADSGLAQQVREIDDQINQMERNIDEECLRILARRQPAASDLRLIISISKSVIDLERIGDEATKIARRAIQLCEEGEAPRGYVEVRHIGDQVRNMVRDALDAFARFDADLALSVAQYDKIIDREYKTALRELATYMMEDPRSISRVLSIIWVLRSLERIGDHARNISELVIYLVRGTDVRHMGLKRMKEEVEGTSGETANVPGDADDK, from the coding sequence ATGATTTCCAAAGAAGGCCTCACTCATCACATCTCCGCGCAGTTCAACGCCGAGCTTGAGGAAGTGCGCAGCCACCTCCTGGCCATGGGCGGGCTGGTCGAGAAGCAGGTCAACGACGCGGTGACCGCGCTGATCGAAGCCGACTCCGGTCTGGCTCAGCAGGTGCGCGAGATCGACGACCAGATCAACCAGATGGAACGCAACATCGACGAAGAATGCCTGCGCATTCTCGCCCGTCGTCAGCCGGCGGCGTCCGATCTGCGTTTGATCATCAGCATCTCCAAGTCGGTGATCGACCTTGAGCGCATCGGTGACGAAGCGACCAAGATCGCCCGCCGCGCGATTCAGTTGTGCGAAGAAGGCGAAGCGCCGCGCGGTTACGTCGAGGTTCGCCACATTGGCGACCAGGTGCGCAACATGGTTCGCGATGCACTGGACGCGTTCGCCCGTTTCGACGCCGATCTGGCGTTGTCGGTGGCGCAGTACGACAAGATCATCGACCGCGAATACAAAACCGCCCTGCGTGAGCTGGCGACCTACATGATGGAAGACCCGCGCTCTATCTCGCGGGTCTTGAGCATCATCTGGGTGCTGCGTTCGCTGGAGCGCATCGGCGATCACGCGCGCAACATCTCCGAACTGGTCATCTACCTGGTGCGCGGCACCGACGTGCGCCACATGGGCCTCAAGCGCATGAAAGAAGAAGTTGAAGGCACAAGCGGCGAAACCGCTAATGTTCCGGGCGATGCTGACGATAAGTAA
- the pstB gene encoding phosphate ABC transporter ATP-binding protein PstB, whose protein sequence is MQHETHTHGINMSALGRDKQSLNLAQETVAIEVPGLSLYYGEKQALFDVSMNIPKQRVTAFIGPSGCGKSTLLRTFNRMNDLVDGCRVEGAINLYGNNIYRKGEDVAELRRRVGMVFQKPNPFPKTIYENVVYGLRIQGINKKRILDEAVEWALKGAALWDEVKDRLHDSALGLSGGQQQRLVIARTIAVEPEVLLLDEPCSALDPISTLKVEELIYELKSKFTIVIVTHNMQQAARVSDYTAFMYMGKLVEFGDTDTLFTNPAKKQTEDYITGRYG, encoded by the coding sequence ATGCAGCACGAAACACATACCCACGGCATCAACATGTCCGCCTTGGGCCGCGACAAGCAAAGCCTGAACCTGGCGCAGGAAACCGTGGCCATCGAAGTCCCCGGCCTGAGTCTGTACTACGGCGAGAAACAGGCACTGTTCGACGTCAGCATGAACATTCCGAAACAGCGCGTGACCGCCTTCATCGGCCCGTCCGGCTGCGGTAAATCGACCTTGCTGCGCACCTTCAACCGCATGAATGATCTGGTTGACGGCTGCCGTGTCGAAGGCGCGATCAACCTCTACGGCAACAACATCTATCGTAAGGGCGAAGACGTGGCCGAGCTGCGTCGTCGCGTCGGCATGGTGTTCCAGAAGCCCAACCCGTTTCCGAAGACCATCTACGAAAACGTGGTCTACGGCCTGCGTATCCAGGGCATCAACAAAAAGCGCATTCTCGACGAAGCCGTCGAGTGGGCGTTGAAAGGCGCGGCACTGTGGGATGAAGTCAAAGACCGTCTGCATGATTCGGCACTGGGCCTGTCTGGTGGTCAGCAGCAGCGTCTGGTGATCGCTCGCACCATCGCCGTGGAGCCGGAAGTGCTGCTGCTCGATGAACCGTGCTCGGCCCTTGACCCGATCTCGACGCTGAAAGTCGAAGAGCTGATCTACGAGCTGAAATCCAAGTTCACCATCGTCATCGTGACCCACAACATGCAACAGGCCGCGCGGGTGTCCGACTACACGGCGTTCATGTACATGGGCAAGCTGGTGGAATTCGGCGACACCGATACCCTGTTCACCAATCCGGCGAAGAAGCAGACCGAAGACTACATCACCGGTCGTTATGGCTGA
- the pstA gene encoding phosphate ABC transporter permease PstA: MKQNSLKGWFKSGAPGVWISGGAVSIAVIMTIGLLAVIAVRGLGHFWPADLIHANYDVPGQANHLVIGEVVQKEEVPRARLKSAGLPVPDAGPEFMTRELIKVGNRDLNGNDFTWIVGEWLTNQTTPPELMAIERREWGNFYGYLVNVKQDGKVIAEGEAAWPELQARINRVNGLAAQLKSLEKTDIGAINAGLERIRLHGRKLELEGKLDATAQADMESERAELNARYQDIEARLADLHAQFNRDALTARDANGKEIEIGLGKVVHAYQPNAMSTFTKVGFYFSKIWEFLSDDPREANTEGGIFPAIFGTVMMTLIMAMIVTPFGVLAAVYLREYAKQNTLTRIIRIAVNNLAGVPAIVYGVFGLGFFVYVLGGSVDRLFFPEALPAPTFGTPGLLWASLTLALLAVPVVIVATEEGLARIPRTVREGSLALGATKAETLWKIVIPMASPAMMTGMILAVARAAGEVAPLMLVGVVKLAPSLPVDGNYPYLHLDQKIMHLGFHIYDVGFQSPNVEAARPLVYATALLLVLVIATLNLSAVYIRNHLREKYKALDS, encoded by the coding sequence GTGAAACAGAACTCCCTGAAAGGATGGTTCAAGAGCGGCGCCCCGGGCGTCTGGATCAGCGGTGGCGCGGTGTCCATCGCGGTCATCATGACCATTGGCCTGCTGGCCGTGATTGCCGTGCGCGGTCTCGGTCACTTCTGGCCGGCGGATCTGATCCACGCCAACTACGATGTCCCGGGACAGGCCAATCACCTGGTCATCGGCGAAGTGGTACAGAAAGAAGAAGTGCCGCGTGCCCGTCTGAAGAGCGCCGGTTTGCCGGTGCCGGATGCAGGCCCGGAATTCATGACCCGCGAGCTGATCAAGGTCGGCAACCGTGATCTGAACGGCAACGACTTCACCTGGATCGTCGGCGAGTGGCTGACCAATCAGACCACACCGCCGGAGTTGATGGCGATCGAACGTCGCGAGTGGGGCAATTTCTACGGCTACTTGGTCAACGTCAAACAGGACGGCAAAGTCATCGCCGAGGGCGAGGCCGCGTGGCCTGAACTGCAGGCGCGGATCAACCGCGTGAATGGTCTGGCTGCACAGCTGAAGTCGCTGGAAAAGACCGACATCGGTGCGATCAACGCAGGTCTCGAACGCATCCGTCTGCACGGTCGCAAACTGGAACTGGAAGGCAAGCTCGACGCCACCGCACAAGCGGACATGGAATCCGAGCGTGCCGAGCTGAATGCGCGTTATCAGGACATCGAAGCGCGTCTGGCCGATCTGCATGCGCAGTTCAACCGCGATGCCTTGACCGCTCGTGATGCCAACGGCAAAGAGATTGAAATCGGTCTGGGCAAAGTGGTTCACGCCTACCAGCCGAACGCGATGAGTACCTTCACCAAGGTCGGTTTCTACTTCAGCAAGATCTGGGAATTCCTTTCGGACGACCCGCGTGAAGCGAACACCGAAGGCGGGATCTTCCCGGCGATCTTCGGCACCGTGATGATGACTTTGATCATGGCGATGATCGTCACCCCGTTCGGCGTGCTGGCGGCGGTGTACCTGCGTGAATACGCCAAGCAGAACACCCTGACGCGGATCATCCGCATCGCGGTGAACAACCTCGCTGGTGTTCCGGCGATTGTTTACGGCGTGTTCGGCCTGGGTTTCTTCGTTTACGTGTTGGGTGGTTCCGTCGACCGCTTGTTCTTCCCCGAAGCGCTGCCGGCACCGACCTTCGGTACACCGGGTCTGCTCTGGGCGTCGTTGACCCTGGCATTGCTGGCGGTACCGGTGGTGATCGTGGCGACCGAGGAAGGTCTGGCGCGGATTCCACGCACCGTGCGTGAAGGCTCGTTGGCCCTCGGCGCGACCAAGGCTGAAACCTTGTGGAAGATCGTGATCCCGATGGCCAGCCCGGCGATGATGACCGGCATGATTCTCGCCGTGGCTCGCGCCGCCGGTGAAGTGGCGCCACTGATGCTGGTGGGTGTGGTGAAACTGGCGCCGTCGCTTCCGGTGGACGGCAACTACCCGTACCTGCACCTCGATCAGAAAATCATGCACCTGGGCTTCCACATTTATGACGTTGGCTTCCAGAGCCCGAACGTCGAAGCGGCCCGCCCGCTGGTGTACGCCACGGCGCTGCTGCTGGTGCTGGTGATTGCGACACTGAACCTGTCGGCCGTTTATATCCGCAACCACCTGCGCGAAAAATACAAAGCACTGGATAGCTAA
- a CDS encoding ABC transporter permease subunit: MQDAGKPLMISLEEQNQVAMRVSDKGQALFFDIDSGAELKRVDLPVPAGATVTSIGEDQPGHPLVAVGLSNGQALVFRHTYKVSYPDGKKTITPAIEYPYGETPIALNEAGGALEHVSLNATDTTLMLVGSTGSQLNVLSLTSEENMMTGEVTNEQKRIDLPQMTEPVKNIFVDPRQQWLYVVNGRAQADVFSLRDKSLNGRYKLLENADAEVTATTQLVGGISLIVGDSKGGLAQWFMARDTDGELRLKQIRTFQMGTTPIVEITAEERRKGFLALDASGKLGVFHSTAHRTLLVDQVVDGQGVFGLSPRANRVIVEAGGKLQPLLLDNPHPEVSWSALWSKVWYENYDEPKYVWQSTAANTDFEPKLSLSPLTFGTLKAAFYAMLLAAPLAVAAAIYTAYFMAPGMRRKVKPVIELMEAMPTVILGFFAGLFLAPYVEGHLPGIFSLLMLLPIGILVAGFTFSRLPESIRLKVPDGWESALLIPVILFVGWLSLYMSPFMENWFFGGDMRMWISHDLGITYDQRNALVVGLAMGFAVIPNIYSIAEDAVFSVPRGLTLGSLALGATPWQTMTRVVILTASPGIFSALMIGMGRAVGETMIVLMATGNTPVMEMNLFEGLRTLAANVAVEMPESEVGGSHYRVLFLSALVLLLFTFVMNTLAELIRQRLRKKYSSL, from the coding sequence ATGCAGGACGCCGGCAAGCCGCTGATGATTTCGCTCGAAGAGCAGAATCAGGTGGCCATGCGCGTTTCCGACAAGGGCCAGGCATTGTTCTTCGACATCGACAGTGGCGCTGAACTGAAGCGCGTCGATCTGCCGGTTCCTGCTGGTGCAACCGTAACCTCCATCGGCGAAGATCAGCCGGGCCACCCGCTGGTAGCCGTGGGCCTGTCCAATGGCCAGGCGCTGGTGTTCCGTCACACTTATAAAGTCAGCTACCCCGATGGCAAGAAAACTATCACCCCGGCCATCGAGTACCCGTACGGCGAAACGCCGATCGCCCTGAACGAAGCCGGCGGTGCTCTGGAGCACGTCAGCCTCAACGCGACCGACACCACCCTGATGCTGGTGGGTTCGACCGGTTCGCAACTCAACGTCCTGTCGCTGACCAGCGAAGAAAACATGATGACCGGCGAAGTCACCAACGAGCAGAAGCGTATCGATCTGCCGCAAATGACCGAACCGGTGAAAAACATCTTCGTCGACCCGCGCCAGCAATGGCTGTACGTGGTCAACGGGCGTGCCCAGGCCGACGTGTTCAGCCTGCGCGACAAGAGCCTCAACGGTCGCTACAAACTGCTGGAAAACGCTGACGCCGAAGTCACCGCAACCACGCAACTGGTTGGCGGTATCTCGCTGATCGTCGGTGACTCCAAGGGTGGTCTGGCCCAGTGGTTCATGGCCCGCGACACCGATGGCGAGCTGCGCCTGAAGCAGATCCGCACCTTCCAGATGGGCACTACGCCAATCGTTGAAATCACTGCCGAAGAACGCCGCAAAGGCTTCCTGGCGCTGGATGCCAGCGGCAAGCTCGGCGTGTTCCACAGCACCGCACATCGCACGCTGCTGGTTGATCAGGTGGTCGATGGTCAAGGCGTCTTCGGCCTGTCGCCGCGCGCCAACCGGGTGATCGTCGAAGCCGGCGGCAAGCTGCAACCGCTGCTGCTCGACAACCCGCACCCGGAAGTGTCTTGGAGCGCGTTGTGGAGCAAGGTCTGGTACGAGAACTACGACGAGCCTAAATACGTCTGGCAATCGACCGCCGCCAACACCGATTTCGAACCCAAACTGAGCCTGTCTCCACTGACCTTCGGCACCCTGAAAGCCGCGTTCTACGCGATGCTGCTGGCCGCGCCACTGGCCGTCGCCGCGGCGATCTACACCGCGTACTTCATGGCCCCGGGCATGCGCCGCAAGGTCAAGCCGGTGATCGAACTGATGGAAGCGATGCCGACGGTGATCCTCGGTTTCTTCGCTGGCCTGTTCCTCGCACCGTATGTCGAAGGGCATCTGCCGGGCATCTTCAGTCTGCTGATGTTGCTGCCGATCGGCATTCTGGTCGCCGGCTTCACTTTCAGCCGCCTGCCTGAATCGATCCGCCTGAAAGTCCCGGACGGCTGGGAAAGTGCGCTGCTGATCCCGGTGATCCTGTTTGTGGGTTGGTTGTCGCTGTACATGAGCCCGTTCATGGAGAACTGGTTCTTCGGCGGCGACATGCGCATGTGGATCTCCCACGACCTGGGCATCACCTACGATCAGCGCAACGCTCTGGTGGTCGGTCTGGCCATGGGCTTCGCGGTTATCCCGAACATCTACTCAATCGCTGAAGACGCCGTGTTCAGCGTGCCGCGCGGCCTGACCCTCGGCTCGCTGGCCCTCGGTGCTACGCCGTGGCAGACCATGACCCGCGTGGTGATCCTGACCGCCAGCCCGGGGATCTTCTCGGCGCTGATGATCGGCATGGGCCGTGCGGTCGGCGAAACCATGATCGTGCTGATGGCCACCGGTAACACCCCGGTCATGGAAATGAACCTGTTCGAAGGTCTGCGTACCCTGGCCGCCAACGTCGCGGTGGAAATGCCGGAGTCGGAAGTCGGCGGCAGCCACTACCGCGTGCTGTTCCTCTCGGCGCTGGTGCTGCTGTTGTTCACCTTCGTCATGAACACCCTGGCAGAACTGATTCGTCAGCGTCTGCGCAAGAAATACTCGTCGCTTTAA
- a CDS encoding phosphate ABC transporter substrate-binding protein PstS — MKLKRLMAAMTFVAAGVATANAFAAVDPAIPSYTKTTGVSGNLSSVGSDTLANLMTLWAENYKKEYPNVNIQIQAAGSATAPPALTEGTSNLGPMSRKMKDTELAAFEQKYGYKPTAIPVAVDALAVFVHKDNPIQHLTMEQVDAIFSSTRLCGAKADVKTWGDLGVTGDLANKPVQLFGRNSVSGTYGYFKEEALCKGDYKPNVNEQPGSASVVQSISSSLNGIGYSGIGYKTASVKTVALSKKGSTDFIEDTEENALNGKYPLSRFLYVYVNKAPNKPLAPLEAEFVKLVLSKQGQEVVVKDGYIPLPAKVAAKALADLGLQEGGAEVAKK; from the coding sequence ATGAAACTGAAGCGTTTGATGGCGGCAATGACTTTTGTCGCTGCTGGCGTTGCGACTGCCAACGCGTTCGCCGCTGTTGACCCTGCTATCCCGAGCTACACCAAGACCACTGGTGTGTCGGGCAACCTGTCCAGCGTCGGCTCCGATACCCTGGCCAACCTCATGACCCTCTGGGCTGAGAACTACAAAAAAGAATACCCGAACGTAAACATCCAGATTCAGGCCGCTGGCTCCGCCACTGCGCCACCTGCGCTGACTGAAGGCACCTCCAACCTGGGCCCGATGAGCCGCAAGATGAAGGACACCGAACTGGCGGCCTTCGAACAGAAATACGGCTACAAGCCAACCGCTATCCCGGTGGCTGTCGACGCCCTGGCGGTGTTCGTGCACAAGGACAACCCGATCCAGCACCTGACCATGGAACAGGTTGACGCGATCTTCTCGTCCACCCGTCTGTGCGGCGCCAAAGCCGACGTGAAAACCTGGGGCGACCTGGGCGTGACCGGCGACCTGGCCAACAAGCCAGTGCAACTGTTCGGTCGTAACTCGGTATCCGGCACTTACGGCTACTTCAAAGAAGAAGCCCTGTGCAAAGGCGACTACAAGCCAAACGTCAACGAACAACCAGGCTCGGCTTCGGTCGTGCAGTCGATCAGCTCCTCGCTGAACGGCATCGGTTACTCGGGCATCGGCTACAAGACCGCCAGCGTGAAGACTGTTGCTCTGTCGAAGAAAGGCAGCACTGACTTCATCGAAGACACCGAAGAAAACGCCCTGAACGGCAAATACCCGCTGTCGCGTTTCCTCTACGTTTACGTCAACAAAGCCCCGAACAAGCCTCTGGCGCCGCTGGAAGCTGAGTTCGTGAAACTGGTGCTGTCCAAACAGGGCCAGGAAGTCGTAGTGAAAGACGGCTACATCCCACTGCCGGCCAAGGTTGCTGCAAAAGCACTGGCTGACCTGGGTCTGCAAGAAGGCGGCGCTGAAGTCGCAAAGAAGTAA
- a CDS encoding MFS transporter, with amino-acid sequence MTTAPSSLAQPEQPARPLTRNDYKTLSLSALGGALEFYDFIIFVFFATVVGKLFFPADMPEWLRLMQTFGIFAAGYLARPLGGIVMAHFGDLLGRKKMFTLSIFMMAVPTLIMGLLPTYAQIGMWAPILLLLMRVIQGAAIGGEVPGAWVFVSEHVPQKHMGYACGTLTSGLTAGILLGSLVATAINSIYTPAEVADYAWRIPFLLGGVFGLFSVYLRRWLHETPVFAELQLRKALAEEVPLRAVLRDHRGAIAISMLLTWLLSAGIVVVILMTPTVLQTVYHFTPTESLQSNSLAIVFLSIGCIISGALADRFGAGRVFVFGCLGLLISSWTFYHSLADHPNWLFPLYALTGFLVGTIGAVPYVMVKAFPPVVRFSGLSFSYNVAYAIFGGLTPMVVSLLLKESAMGPAYYVAVLCTMGVLVGAWLWKKGR; translated from the coding sequence ATGACCACAGCGCCTTCGAGCCTCGCGCAGCCCGAGCAACCCGCACGACCGTTGACCCGCAATGACTACAAGACTCTGTCGCTGTCTGCCCTTGGTGGCGCGCTGGAGTTTTACGATTTCATCATCTTCGTCTTCTTCGCCACCGTGGTCGGCAAGCTGTTCTTCCCGGCCGACATGCCCGAGTGGCTGCGCCTGATGCAGACCTTCGGCATCTTCGCCGCCGGCTACCTCGCGCGGCCGTTGGGCGGCATTGTCATGGCGCACTTCGGCGACCTGCTGGGGCGCAAGAAGATGTTCACCCTGAGCATTTTCATGATGGCCGTGCCGACCCTGATCATGGGGCTGCTGCCAACGTATGCGCAGATCGGTATGTGGGCGCCGATCCTTCTGCTATTGATGCGGGTGATTCAAGGCGCGGCGATTGGCGGTGAAGTGCCGGGCGCGTGGGTCTTCGTTTCCGAACACGTACCGCAAAAACACATGGGTTACGCCTGTGGCACCCTCACCAGCGGCCTGACCGCCGGCATTCTGCTCGGCTCGCTGGTCGCCACGGCGATCAACAGCATTTATACGCCTGCCGAGGTTGCCGATTACGCCTGGCGTATTCCATTCCTGCTGGGTGGCGTATTCGGCCTGTTCTCGGTGTACCTGCGCCGCTGGCTGCACGAAACCCCGGTGTTCGCAGAGTTGCAATTGCGCAAGGCGCTGGCTGAAGAAGTACCACTGCGCGCGGTGCTGCGTGATCATCGCGGCGCGATTGCGATCTCGATGCTGCTGACCTGGCTGCTCTCGGCGGGCATCGTCGTGGTCATCCTGATGACCCCGACCGTGCTGCAAACGGTCTATCACTTCACGCCGACCGAGTCGCTGCAGTCGAACAGTCTGGCGATCGTGTTTCTGAGCATTGGCTGCATTATTTCCGGCGCACTGGCGGATCGCTTCGGTGCCGGTCGCGTGTTTGTGTTTGGTTGCCTGGGCCTGCTGATCAGCTCCTGGACCTTCTATCACAGCCTCGCCGACCACCCGAACTGGCTGTTCCCGCTGTACGCACTGACCGGTTTTCTGGTGGGCACCATTGGTGCGGTGCCCTATGTGATGGTGAAAGCGTTCCCGCCGGTGGTGCGCTTCAGCGGGTTGTCGTTCTCGTACAACGTGGCGTACGCGATCTTCGGCGGCCTGACGCCGATGGTGGTCAGCCTGCTGCTCAAAGAAAGCGCGATGGGCCCGGCCTATTACGTAGCCGTTCTTTGCACGATGGGGGTTCTGGTGGGGGCGTGGCTCTGGAAGAAGGGTCGCTGA